The sequence AATCCCATTGATTGAGGAGCACGTTTGAGTAATCCACAAGGAGACTGTGACTGTTGTAACAACGGCTGGAAGCGTAGAGGGAAATAGGGGGCGATAGCTCCATATGACACTTCGGCATAACCTTGTTTTGTTGAAGTAACGCGCAGGATAATATGGTAAACATTATGAAATAAACATTTACAAGGGAACGTATATTCGTTACTCTGAACTTAGATTAATTTTTATCTAAAGGAGAGGGATTTGATTGAATACAACGGCAGGAAGCAGGCTTGAAAAAAGAGTAGGCTCTATCTTTATCCACGTTTCAGATATGAAACGGGCAGTTGAATGGTATAGCCGTGTGTTTGAACTGCCATACAACGAGGATTACTTGGAGGGGCGGCTATCTACGGTTTATACACTGCATTTCGCAGGAACCGAGGTTCTGCTGGATTCAAACAATGGCGTTGCACCAGCTCCCCAGCCGTTGATGTTTTTTAAGACGGATAATATTCGGCAGACACTCCGGTTTCTGAAGGAATCCGAGATTGTAATTCATAACGAAACATTAGAAAACAATATCGTCGTTTTTGAAGATCCTGACGGCAACCGATTAATGGCAATACAAATGTAACACTGCTGAACTTACGGGTACGATAGCTTCATGACAATAGGTTGCCAACATGACATTTCTGTATAGAAAATGTGGTAATCATAAAACGAAAGGAGAATCTAACTTTGCAGAATATGAACGATCAACATATGCAGACCACTAGTAACGCATACATTGAAGGCATTCAGTACACTGAGATCCCTGTATCCGATTTGGAAAAGGCGGTTGATTGGTATTGTGGGAAACTGGGTGCGAAACTAGGACTACTGAACGATGAACTTGCTTTTGTAGATTTCTCTATGGGTCCCAGTTTGTTTTTAGTCAAGACAAATGATGATACTACAGCCACATTCAAGGTAAATGGTCAAGACCATTACACAATCGGATTTCGCGTTAAGGACATTCAAGGATTTCATAATTTTTTATCACAACTCGATGCGAAAGTAAGTCCTATCGTTGTTGAAAGACATGGAAGCTTCTTTACGTTTTACGATCCTTTTGGAAATATGTTTGACGTTCATCAACCGCCACAATAAATTCGTAAATATCCCAAAGGTTCTTTTTTATCTTAATCTAACGCAAGTTACGGTGTACGGAATCACGATACGTCATTATGAACTTGATCCGCAAGGAACCGAGCCGTCGCTTATTTTAATTACGGCGTGCCGCGTTGCGCTAACTGGGCAGGATAATTTAGGTAAAACTGGTATAACTTCAGTAATGTTAGGAGAAGCGGGTGACATTGAATGAATATACAAGATGTCATGAAAGTGCGTGTGACGAGGATAGAAGCGGTATGTCTAGTCGGTTTGGAGGGCTCGGATTTGGACGATCAAGATCGTTTATTTACCGAGATGAGAGCAAGACTGGAAGAAGTCCGGTCGAGAAAGAACGATGAACTCTACCTCGTCATACTTCCAGATCGGTTTATCCCTTATGTAGCCGTTGAAGCGGCCGATCTGCACGATGTACCACCAGGGATGGTCATGCATCGCATACCGGAGGACGATTATGTTGTATTTCGAATCGAAGAAAAATATCTTGGCGATTTCTGGAGCTCGATATGTAGTAACGAGAACCAATTGTATTATCGAATCGACCTGGCCAAGCCAAGATACGAACGGTTTACCCAAGAACTACAACCCAACGGCATAACAGAATGGTACATCCCGACGGTAAGTCATATGAAATAATTTGCTTTCCAAATGCGTCCAGTAGCATCGTTTATTACGACGTCTAGTTAGGCCTCCCGGTTTCCGGATCCCGGCTCTTGCTGCCTCGTTCCAACATCACATTCCCATCTGTCGATGTCAAATCACTAAGCTGTCGGGTACGTTACTCACACCTATAATATTAATTAAAGATAATAGGAGGATAATACATATGAACGAATGGGCGAATGGAGCAGTTCAATTGCAGATGACCGACATTTCAGGCTCCAAATTTAATCAAGTCGATGCTAAAAGGCTCATGTTTCAAGAAGTGGACTTGGCTGGAACACAAATCAACTGTGCAAATTTGGAAGGAGTAACTCTAAACGATGTGAATTTGACGGGGGCCAAAATATCAATTGCAAATATGAGCTATATTGTTTTCGAGAAAGCGCAAATGACCGGTGCGCAGTTTCGAGATATTGACTGGCCAATAGAAGGTATTGACGCCAACTATAGTCCTGATCAAAATTATAGGCCTGTGGTATTTGATAATTGCATATTGCGAAATACACAGTTTACGAAATGTGATTTATCCAATGTAGCAATCAATGACTGCAATGTAACGGGACTAATCATAAACGGAATTGAGATTGATAAATTACTGAGTAAGTATAAGGAGTGATGAGAACTTAAAATGTCCAGTAAGACAAAACTTTGTTGTGCACAAATAGTTGCGATGCGTTATCGCTGTTAATTTATACTGTGGTTGAAAGGAGGAATCTGATGGATTGGCATGAATGGATGAACCGGGCGATGGACTATATCGAAATGAACTTGGCAGGGGAGATTGAACTGAGTGAAGTTGCGCGTAGAGCTGCTGTTCGTCTCATCAGTTCCAGAGGATGTTAGTTATTGTCAAAGCGCTCGCTTCACCGGATTTGCTCGTTGAGATCGAAGCCGTCGAAGCGAAGTGACGTTCTATTGCCCCTTTTATGCCCATGTATCGGGGAAAGAAGCTACCCATGGAGCAGAGTGCCGCGGCCTCTGTTCTTTTTCTTTTATGTAACGGGCGACAGACTATCAGACGATCGGCGGTCTCGCTGCGAACTATGTGGATGGGGGAAATTTATAAAATGGCCTTGGTTAATACCACTTCCCACCCAAGGTGAAGCCGTAAGTGAAAATTGTCTTCGGCTGCTTATGATCCCCGGTTCGCGTCCAGTACATGTCCAGCCGCTCTATCTTCCGGTTCGAATTCCACTCCAGCCAGATCTGTCCCTGAAGGGCACCCTCGCGCAGGCCGGTAATGTCTGCCCTCGAACCATTTTCGGAATTGTATGTATAACCATCTTGCGCATGAAAGTCTACTCGACTGTTGAGTCCATCCGGTGCATGAATGACGGAAGCGCCCAAGTCCTTCAGGATCTCTTCGACATCGGTGCGATCCATGCCATATTCCCAACGATGGATGATGAATGCTACCACTTCTTCGATAGAAGATTGCTCCGAAAGGGAAGCCGGCGTTTCTTGCTTCATAAGCTGCTCCATATAGAGATCGTCGCCGGTAACGGGAACCTCCGCTTCGTGGATTACTTTAAAGACACGGGCGCTATGATCTACGGACCATGAGCGGCCTTCATCGACCGTCAGCCGGTCTTTGAATTCTAGCACCACGGTACTTAGTTGCTGGCCATTCATAGCTGTAACTTCTATTTGATAAGTGGCTTCAGCGGCGTTGTCTTCGGGAAAGTTCCTAATATCCACAATTTCTGTACGGTTAACTTTTACACCGTTTGCTGGGAGCGCCACCCGTAAATACTCATTGAGGCTTAGGGATGAGAAATACTTTTCCAGAAAAATCCGGATTTGCTCTTCCTCCGTCAACTTGTCCGGTCGTTCGATATAAACCGATCGTTGTTCGTTATCCCAGCGAACGGTTGCACCCGATGCTTCGGCAACAAACCGAAGCGGAATGTATGTGGTTCCATTGGATAGCTGCGGGGGTTCTGTCAGCCAATATTTCACCTGATTCACGGTGCCGATCGAGATGTTCAGGCGAAGGGCTACG is a genomic window of Paenibacillus antri containing:
- a CDS encoding VOC family protein produces the protein MNTTAGSRLEKRVGSIFIHVSDMKRAVEWYSRVFELPYNEDYLEGRLSTVYTLHFAGTEVLLDSNNGVAPAPQPLMFFKTDNIRQTLRFLKESEIVIHNETLENNIVVFEDPDGNRLMAIQM
- a CDS encoding pentapeptide repeat-containing protein; the encoded protein is MNEWANGAVQLQMTDISGSKFNQVDAKRLMFQEVDLAGTQINCANLEGVTLNDVNLTGAKISIANMSYIVFEKAQMTGAQFRDIDWPIEGIDANYSPDQNYRPVVFDNCILRNTQFTKCDLSNVAINDCNVTGLIINGIEIDKLLSKYKE
- a CDS encoding copper amine oxidase N-terminal domain-containing protein, with the translated sequence MKRRSELVFIACLVCMFPFGGLVHAQEQDPIRVYIDGVELAFAQQPLVHEGTTMVPFRPIFENLGYNVHWNAAERVVLAERSAADVALRLNISIGTVNQVKYWLTEPPQLSNGTTYIPLRFVAEASGATVRWDNEQRSVYIERPDKLTEEEQIRIFLEKYFSSLSLNEYLRVALPANGVKVNRTEIVDIRNFPEDNAAEATYQIEVTAMNGQQLSTVVLEFKDRLTVDEGRSWSVDHSARVFKVIHEAEVPVTGDDLYMEQLMKQETPASLSEQSSIEEVVAFIIHRWEYGMDRTDVEEILKDLGASVIHAPDGLNSRVDFHAQDGYTYNSENGSRADITGLREGALQGQIWLEWNSNRKIERLDMYWTRTGDHKQPKTIFTYGFTLGGKWY
- a CDS encoding GyrI-like domain-containing protein, which produces MDDQDRLFTEMRARLEEVRSRKNDELYLVILPDRFIPYVAVEAADLHDVPPGMVMHRIPEDDYVVFRIEEKYLGDFWSSICSNENQLYYRIDLAKPRYERFTQELQPNGITEWYIPTVSHMK
- a CDS encoding VOC family protein; translated protein: MNDQHMQTTSNAYIEGIQYTEIPVSDLEKAVDWYCGKLGAKLGLLNDELAFVDFSMGPSLFLVKTNDDTTATFKVNGQDHYTIGFRVKDIQGFHNFLSQLDAKVSPIVVERHGSFFTFYDPFGNMFDVHQPPQ